In Pseudomonas fluorescens, one genomic interval encodes:
- a CDS encoding MotA/TolQ/ExbB proton channel family protein produces the protein MNNSLSSMIVPGVLWGLVLFSVVSWAILLVKSAQYLRQKAQNKQFSKAFWGAPDLLTAAEHASQYPGSLARIASSGFEALLVEESPRTTQQLAHTINRSDRLERNLRQQIQKERRSLENGQAILASIGSTAPFIGLFGTVWGIMEALQSIGETGSASLEAVAGPIGHALIATGVGIAVAVPAVLIYNFFLRRLKLASADMDDFAHDFDALASRSAFSISRQAIASKTTAAVREAS, from the coding sequence ATGAACAATTCACTGTCTTCGATGATTGTCCCCGGTGTGCTCTGGGGCCTGGTGCTGTTTTCCGTGGTCAGCTGGGCGATCCTGCTGGTCAAGTCGGCGCAATACCTGCGCCAGAAAGCCCAGAACAAACAGTTCAGCAAAGCCTTCTGGGGCGCGCCGGATCTGCTCACCGCTGCCGAACACGCCAGCCAGTATCCGGGCTCGCTGGCGCGCATCGCCAGCAGCGGCTTCGAAGCCTTGCTGGTGGAAGAGTCGCCGCGCACCACGCAACAACTGGCGCACACCATCAACCGTTCCGATCGCCTGGAGCGCAACCTGCGCCAGCAGATTCAGAAGGAACGCCGCTCGCTGGAAAACGGTCAGGCGATTCTCGCCAGTATCGGCAGCACCGCGCCGTTCATTGGCCTGTTCGGTACCGTGTGGGGAATCATGGAAGCCCTGCAAAGCATTGGCGAAACCGGTTCGGCCAGCCTTGAAGCGGTCGCCGGCCCGATCGGTCATGCACTGATCGCCACTGGCGTGGGGATCGCTGTCGCGGTCCCGGCAGTGCTGATTTACAACTTCTTCCTGCGCCGCCTGAAACTCGCCTCGGCGGACATGGATGACTTCGCCCACGACTTCGACGCCCTCGCCTCGCGCAGTGCGTTCTCCATCAGCCGCCAGGCCATCGCCAGCAAAACCACAGCCGCCGTGCGGGAGGCCAGCTGA
- a CDS encoding ABC transporter ATP-binding protein — translation MSDNLIEIRDLRVAFAGQEVVHGLNLDIRRGECLALVGESGSGKSVTAHSILRLLPGKTVSSSGSIAYNGVNLLDASEQQMRGLRGNRIAMIFQEPMTSLNPLHTVERQVSEVLEIHKGLKGRAARERTLELLELVGIRQPLQRLKAYPHQLSGGQRQRVMIAMALANEPELLIADEPTTALDVTVQQKILELLIELQQRLGMSMLLISHDLNLVRRIAQRVCVMRHGEIVEQADCETLFRAPQHPYSRLLIEAEPSGAPVPSPYQHNLLEVDDLKVWFPLPKGLFSRSQAYIKAVDGVSFRLQRGKTLGIVGESGSGKSTLGQAILRLVESEGDIRFGNKQLSLLNQRLMRPLRRQIQVVFQDPFGSLSPRMSVQQIIAEGLLTHGIGTEAEREAAVIRVLEEVGLDPKSRHRYPHEFSGGQRQRISIARALVLEPALILLDEPTSALDRTVQKQVVELLRQLQIKHGLTYLFISHDLAVVHALAHDLLVIKDGKVVEQGSSREIFAAPAHPYTQELLKASGLKPDANPCGSGLARECDMPVT, via the coding sequence ATGAGCGACAACCTGATTGAAATCCGCGACCTGCGTGTCGCCTTCGCCGGGCAGGAAGTGGTGCACGGTCTGAACCTCGACATTCGTCGTGGCGAATGCCTGGCGCTGGTCGGCGAGTCCGGCTCGGGCAAGTCGGTGACGGCGCATTCGATTTTGCGTCTGCTGCCGGGTAAAACCGTCAGCAGCAGCGGTTCGATTGCTTACAACGGGGTGAACTTGCTGGACGCCAGCGAGCAGCAGATGCGCGGTTTGCGCGGTAACCGGATTGCGATGATTTTCCAGGAGCCGATGACCTCGCTCAATCCACTGCACACCGTGGAACGACAGGTCAGCGAAGTGCTGGAGATTCACAAAGGCCTCAAGGGCCGCGCCGCCCGTGAGCGCACTTTGGAATTGCTCGAACTGGTGGGCATTCGCCAACCTCTACAGCGCTTGAAAGCCTACCCGCATCAGCTCTCCGGCGGTCAGCGGCAACGGGTGATGATTGCGATGGCGCTGGCCAATGAGCCGGAACTGCTGATCGCCGATGAGCCGACCACGGCGCTGGACGTCACCGTGCAGCAGAAGATTCTCGAGCTGCTGATCGAGCTGCAACAGCGGCTCGGCATGTCGATGCTGCTGATCAGTCACGATCTCAATCTGGTGCGGCGCATCGCGCAACGGGTGTGCGTGATGCGCCACGGCGAAATCGTCGAACAGGCCGACTGCGAGACGCTGTTTCGCGCGCCGCAGCACCCTTACAGCCGCTTGCTGATCGAGGCTGAACCGAGCGGTGCGCCGGTGCCGAGTCCGTACCAGCACAACCTGCTGGAAGTCGATGATCTGAAGGTCTGGTTTCCTCTGCCCAAGGGCTTGTTCAGTCGTTCGCAGGCGTACATCAAAGCGGTGGACGGAGTCAGTTTCCGCCTGCAACGCGGCAAGACCCTGGGGATTGTCGGCGAGTCCGGTTCGGGCAAATCGACGCTGGGCCAGGCGATCCTGCGGCTGGTGGAATCCGAGGGCGATATCCGCTTCGGCAACAAGCAACTGAGCCTGCTCAATCAACGCTTGATGCGCCCCTTGCGGCGACAGATTCAGGTGGTGTTCCAGGATCCGTTCGGCAGCCTGAGTCCAAGGATGTCGGTGCAGCAGATCATTGCCGAAGGGTTGCTGACCCACGGCATCGGCACCGAGGCCGAGCGCGAAGCAGCAGTGATTCGCGTACTCGAAGAAGTCGGCCTTGACCCCAAGAGCCGTCATCGCTACCCCCACGAATTTTCCGGCGGCCAGCGTCAGCGCATCTCCATTGCCCGCGCGCTGGTGCTGGAGCCGGCGCTGATCCTGCTCGACGAACCAACCTCGGCGCTGGATCGCACGGTGCAGAAACAAGTGGTGGAGCTGTTGCGGCAACTGCAGATCAAGCATGGGCTGACCTATCTGTTCATCAGCCATGACCTGGCGGTGGTGCATGCGCTGGCCCATGACTTGCTGGTGATCAAGGATGGCAAGGTGGTGGAACAGGGTTCGTCGCGGGAGATTTTTGCCGCGCCAGCCCACCCCTACACCCAGGAACTGCTGAAAGCCTCCGGCCTCAAGCCCGACGCAAATCCCTGTGGAAGCGGGCTTGCTCGCGAATGCGATATGCCTGTGACATGA
- a CDS encoding microcin C ABC transporter permease YejB produces MLRYLSRRLLLIIPTLLCILVVNFVIVQAAPGGPVEQAIARLQGFGGHGMGGGGEVAATGGAGRSSRGLDPALIEEIKHHYGFDKPMHERLWLMLKNYAQLDLGSSFFRGAKVTDLIVQKLPVSLSLGLWATLITYLISIPLGIRKAISNGSAFDVWSSTAIIIGYAMPAFLFAMLLIVVFAGGSYVNWFPVQGLVSDNFDSLSTLGKVGDYLWHLVLPVTALVIGGFATLTILTKNSFLNEISRQYVITARAKGLTERRVLYGHVFRNAMLLVVAGVPSALIEVFFAGSLLIETIFNLDGLGRMSYEAAVSRDYPMVFGALFLFTLFGLLIKLIGDLCYTLLDPRIDFSARTA; encoded by the coding sequence ATGCTGCGTTATCTGAGTCGACGTTTGCTGCTGATCATCCCCACGCTGCTGTGCATTCTGGTGGTCAACTTCGTGATTGTGCAGGCCGCACCGGGCGGCCCGGTGGAGCAAGCCATTGCCCGCCTGCAAGGTTTCGGCGGGCACGGCATGGGCGGTGGTGGCGAAGTCGCCGCGACGGGTGGTGCCGGGCGCAGCAGTCGCGGGCTGGACCCGGCGCTGATCGAGGAAATCAAACACCACTACGGCTTCGACAAGCCGATGCACGAACGCTTGTGGCTGATGCTGAAAAACTACGCCCAGCTGGATCTGGGCAGCAGTTTCTTTCGCGGCGCCAAGGTCACCGATCTGATCGTGCAGAAACTGCCGGTGTCGTTGTCGCTCGGCCTGTGGGCAACGCTGATCACCTACCTGATTTCAATCCCGCTGGGCATCCGCAAAGCGATCAGCAACGGCAGCGCGTTCGATGTCTGGAGCAGCACGGCGATCATCATCGGCTACGCGATGCCGGCGTTTCTGTTTGCGATGCTGCTGATCGTGGTGTTCGCCGGCGGCAGCTACGTCAACTGGTTCCCGGTGCAGGGGCTGGTGTCGGATAACTTCGACAGCCTCAGCACCTTGGGCAAGGTCGGCGACTACCTCTGGCACCTGGTGTTGCCGGTTACAGCACTGGTGATCGGCGGTTTCGCCACCCTGACCATCCTCACCAAAAACAGCTTCCTCAACGAGATCAGCCGCCAGTACGTGATCACCGCGCGGGCCAAGGGTCTGACCGAACGCCGCGTGCTCTACGGCCACGTGTTTCGCAACGCGATGCTGCTGGTGGTGGCCGGGGTGCCCTCGGCGCTGATCGAGGTGTTTTTCGCCGGTTCCTTGCTGATCGAAACCATCTTCAACCTCGACGGCCTCGGGCGCATGAGTTACGAAGCGGCGGTGTCGCGTGACTACCCGATGGTGTTCGGCGCGTTGTTCCTGTTCACCCTGTTCGGCCTGTTGATCAAGCTGATCGGTGACCTCTGCTACACCCTGCTCGACCCGCGCATCGACTTCTCGGCGAGGACTGCCTGA
- a CDS encoding extracellular solute-binding protein, whose product MRFMRNMAGLLLGGVLLCAAVPAMAAGSYALTVYGEAPKYPAGFEHFDFVDPHAPKGGSLSRASMEIGQYNYITPYADQGISVVQVNDWVYAPLAFRSLDEPYTVYGLVAQQMERDPDGLWVRFTLNPKARFADGTPITAEDVRYTFNLLMTKGSLSYRQQYADVQDVLIEGPRQVRFTFKNNLNRTLALDLATLRVVPEHWWKTRDFANGGGFEPPLGSGPYRVSKVDAGRSISFQRDPDWWGKDLPVSRGMYNFDTLTVNFYGDTDVARQLLQAGAFDYNREFSSSGYVVGYDSPALRDGRLQQAILAPQKPTAAQGFVFNLQNPIFQDRRVRQAISLLWDFEWTNKQMMRGFYVRQNSFWPKSEMAATALPDAEELKILEPLRGQIPDEVFTTVYQAPKTDGSGYIRDKQLQALKLLAEAGWTPQHSRLVNAAGEPLEFTFLDGQGGFDRMLLPFKRTLAQIGITLNLRRIDSAQYVNRLNARDYDMIVTSFPRSGDPIVSPGRELYSLYASQSATQVGSSNSMVLANPAVDQLIDGLVKADTRDAMVHYARALDRVLQWGYYMIPNYYSKGTPTVYQNRFGMPPVQPAYDEGLNTWWEVSTKPLTTQQMHTQLAGGQ is encoded by the coding sequence ATGAGATTCATGCGCAACATGGCAGGCCTGCTGCTCGGCGGCGTTTTGCTCTGCGCCGCCGTGCCGGCAATGGCCGCCGGCAGCTACGCACTGACGGTATACGGCGAGGCTCCGAAGTATCCGGCGGGTTTCGAGCATTTCGATTTCGTCGATCCGCACGCGCCCAAGGGCGGTTCGCTCAGTCGTGCGTCGATGGAAATCGGCCAGTACAACTACATCACCCCGTATGCCGATCAGGGCATTTCTGTGGTGCAGGTCAACGACTGGGTGTATGCGCCACTGGCGTTCCGTTCGCTCGACGAGCCGTACACCGTTTACGGGCTGGTCGCGCAACAGATGGAACGCGATCCCGATGGCCTCTGGGTGCGCTTCACTCTGAACCCCAAGGCTCGCTTCGCCGATGGCACGCCGATCACCGCCGAGGACGTGCGCTACACCTTCAACCTGCTGATGACCAAGGGCAGCCTCAGTTATCGCCAGCAATACGCCGACGTGCAGGACGTGCTGATCGAAGGCCCACGGCAGGTGCGTTTCACTTTCAAGAACAACCTCAACCGCACCCTGGCGCTGGACCTGGCGACCCTGCGCGTGGTGCCCGAACACTGGTGGAAAACTCGCGATTTCGCCAACGGCGGCGGCTTCGAGCCACCGCTGGGCAGCGGCCCGTACCGCGTGAGCAAGGTCGATGCCGGGCGCAGCATCAGTTTCCAGCGCGACCCGGACTGGTGGGGCAAAGACCTGCCGGTCAGTCGCGGGATGTACAACTTCGACACGCTCACGGTGAATTTCTATGGCGACACCGACGTCGCCCGGCAACTGTTGCAGGCCGGGGCGTTCGACTACAACCGCGAGTTTTCCTCGTCCGGTTATGTGGTGGGTTACGACAGTCCGGCGCTGCGTGACGGTCGCTTGCAGCAGGCGATCCTCGCTCCGCAGAAACCCACCGCCGCCCAAGGTTTCGTGTTCAACCTGCAAAACCCGATTTTTCAGGATCGCCGCGTGCGTCAGGCGATCAGCCTGCTGTGGGATTTCGAATGGACCAACAAGCAGATGATGCGCGGCTTCTACGTGCGCCAGAACAGCTTCTGGCCGAAGAGTGAAATGGCCGCCACCGCCCTGCCTGACGCCGAGGAACTGAAGATCCTCGAACCGTTGCGCGGACAGATTCCCGACGAGGTGTTCACCACGGTGTATCAGGCGCCGAAAACCGACGGCAGCGGCTACATCCGCGACAAGCAGTTGCAAGCCCTGAAGCTGCTCGCCGAGGCCGGCTGGACGCCGCAACACAGCCGACTGGTCAACGCCGCCGGTGAGCCTCTGGAGTTCACCTTCCTCGACGGTCAGGGCGGTTTTGATCGCATGCTGCTGCCGTTCAAACGCACCCTCGCGCAGATCGGCATCACCCTCAATCTACGGCGGATCGACTCGGCGCAATACGTCAATCGGCTCAACGCCCGGGACTACGACATGATCGTCACCAGTTTCCCGCGCAGCGGCGATCCGATCGTCTCTCCCGGCCGCGAGTTGTACAGCCTGTATGCCTCACAAAGTGCCACGCAAGTCGGCAGTTCGAACTCGATGGTGCTGGCCAACCCGGCGGTCGATCAACTGATCGACGGGCTGGTCAAGGCCGACACCCGCGACGCCATGGTGCATTACGCCCGCGCCCTCGACCGGGTGCTGCAATGGGGTTACTACATGATTCCCAACTACTACTCCAAGGGCACGCCGACGGTGTATCAGAACCGCTTCGGCATGCCGCCGGTGCAACCGGCGTACGACGAAGGCCTCAACACCTGGTGGGAGGTCTCGACCAAGCCGTTGACCACGCAACAGATGCACACCCAGCTCGCGGGGGGCCAGTGA
- a CDS encoding ABC transporter permease, producing MFTLSPLGQRRVAQFKANRRGRWSLWLFLGLCLICLGGELIANDKPLVIRYHGAYYFPILSEYLETDFGGELPFQPDYASAYVHGLIEDQGGWMLFPPIPFSYDTVNYDLTEPAPSPPSSSNWLGTDDQARDVLARVIFGTRISILFALILTGISALVGIVAGALQGYYGGWVDLLGQRVLEIWSGLPVLYLLIILSGFVSPSFWWLLGIMALFSWLALVDVVRAEFLRGRNLEYVKAARALGLTDSELMLRHILPNAMTSTLTYLPFILTGAIATLTALDFLGFGMPAGTASLGELIGQAKRNLQAPWLGLTAFFALALILSLLVFIGEACRDAFDPRS from the coding sequence ATGTTCACACTTTCTCCTCTGGGTCAGCGCCGGGTCGCGCAGTTCAAGGCCAATCGCCGTGGGCGCTGGTCGTTGTGGCTGTTCCTCGGGCTGTGCCTGATCTGCCTCGGCGGCGAACTGATTGCCAACGACAAACCGTTGGTGATCCGCTACCACGGCGCCTACTACTTCCCGATCCTCAGCGAATACCTGGAAACCGATTTCGGCGGCGAACTGCCGTTCCAGCCGGATTACGCCAGCGCTTACGTGCACGGGCTGATCGAGGATCAGGGCGGCTGGATGCTGTTTCCGCCGATCCCGTTCAGCTACGACACGGTCAATTACGACCTGACTGAACCGGCACCCAGCCCACCCTCTTCCAGCAATTGGCTGGGCACCGATGATCAGGCGCGGGACGTATTGGCACGGGTGATTTTCGGCACACGGATTTCAATTCTGTTTGCGCTGATCCTCACCGGCATCAGTGCGCTGGTCGGCATCGTTGCCGGGGCCTTGCAGGGTTATTACGGCGGCTGGGTCGATTTGCTCGGGCAACGGGTGCTGGAGATCTGGTCGGGGCTACCGGTGCTGTATCTGCTGATCATTCTGTCCGGGTTTGTCTCGCCGAGTTTCTGGTGGCTGCTGGGGATCATGGCACTGTTTTCCTGGCTCGCTTTGGTGGATGTGGTGCGCGCCGAGTTCCTGCGTGGACGCAATCTGGAATACGTCAAAGCCGCGCGGGCGCTGGGGCTGACCGACAGCGAACTGATGTTGCGGCACATTCTGCCCAATGCGATGACTTCCACCCTGACCTACCTGCCGTTCATTCTGACCGGCGCCATCGCCACCCTCACCGCGCTGGATTTCCTCGGTTTCGGCATGCCCGCCGGGACCGCCTCGCTGGGCGAACTGATTGGCCAGGCCAAGCGCAATCTGCAAGCGCCATGGCTGGGGCTGACGGCATTTTTTGCCTTGGCGCTGATTCTGTCGTTGTTGGTGTTCATCGGCGAGGCTTGCCGTGATGCGTTTGATCCACGATCTTGA
- a CDS encoding TonB-dependent receptor — protein MLMNTPRFTLKPLVATISRHRFVPLYLVAMGMGAGTVQAAEDDSATVPAAAAVVAPTTQLQRVEVTGSAIRRVDAETAVPITILKADELRKQGVTTTAELVQRITGSQSINNSAGSVGAATGGASFADMRGIGANKTLVLLNGRRLANNALSGTNSAGGAVDLNMIPFAAIERVEVLRDGASALYGTDAIGGVINFITKKSMTDGQLTLGGETPTHSGGGATKDMSASWGYGDLEQDRFNVLGVFNYNKQQNLDANDRSFARDYVPGRGLDQTSGTAFPGNYSQNGNATNPLANSNCNGPNLVARDGLCRFSTREYIDLIPQTEKTSFFGKTTGKLADDHNVNLEYFWSRNNNATAVGPAPLTGLSLDSSSPYYPGNGITPGPTGFALDPTQPVDVNWRETAAGPRESKDQNTSQRFLLSFDGLVGGWDYNVGASYNQNKIVSSVTSGYVSDQAMINGLASGLLNPFGPQSAAGQQYIDQAMYHGAYSTAVGRVAGFDGRISREIGDWFGAGPAGLALGGEYRKEKFHQDFEQFAGDIQSLGIDPAGSVEGDRSVKAAYAEINVPVLDSLELSAAVRHDKYSDFGSTTNPKYSFRYQPLKELVVRGAYSEGFRAPSLYELYSPRSITYTQGYYNDPVLCTGGVVQPGGNGGRDCGQQFLNQIGGNEDLAPEKARNVTLGFVYQPVSNLSVGLDFWWIHISNQIQPFPESTVFDQAGSYPDRFVRNADGTLNYIVTGNANLGIVETNGVDVSLDYRFPNTPYGQFGLGLQGTYVDSYDFQSTIKGPFTDKVGDFEGDGVIARWKHNLTGSWTFGAARASLTNRFTTGYNDYDRDTHARVASYSVWDLSAGYTFNKVLDVDAGMKNMFDRNPPFTNQAYNFQSGYDPRYTDPLGRTLFARMTYHF, from the coding sequence ATGCTGATGAACACTCCACGCTTCACGCTCAAACCTTTGGTGGCAACGATCTCTCGTCACCGTTTTGTCCCGTTGTATCTGGTGGCCATGGGGATGGGCGCCGGGACTGTGCAAGCCGCCGAGGATGACAGCGCCACCGTGCCCGCCGCGGCAGCGGTGGTGGCGCCGACCACGCAACTGCAACGGGTGGAAGTGACCGGTTCGGCGATTCGCCGGGTCGATGCGGAAACGGCGGTGCCGATCACCATTCTCAAGGCCGATGAGTTGCGCAAACAGGGCGTGACCACCACCGCCGAACTGGTGCAGCGGATCACCGGCAGCCAGTCGATCAACAACAGCGCCGGCTCGGTCGGCGCCGCCACCGGTGGAGCTTCGTTTGCCGACATGCGCGGCATCGGCGCGAACAAGACCCTGGTGCTGCTCAACGGTCGACGCCTGGCGAACAACGCCTTGTCCGGCACCAACTCGGCCGGCGGCGCGGTGGATCTGAACATGATCCCGTTTGCCGCCATCGAGCGCGTTGAGGTCCTGCGCGACGGCGCGTCGGCCCTCTACGGCACCGACGCCATCGGCGGCGTGATCAACTTCATCACCAAGAAATCCATGACCGACGGCCAGCTCACCCTCGGTGGCGAAACCCCGACCCACAGCGGCGGCGGTGCCACCAAAGACATGAGCGCCAGTTGGGGCTACGGTGATCTTGAACAAGACCGCTTCAACGTGCTCGGCGTGTTCAACTACAACAAGCAGCAGAACCTCGACGCCAACGACCGCTCCTTCGCCCGCGACTATGTGCCCGGCCGCGGTCTGGATCAGACCTCCGGCACCGCGTTCCCCGGCAACTACAGCCAGAACGGCAACGCCACCAACCCGTTGGCCAACAGCAATTGCAACGGCCCCAATCTGGTGGCGCGCGATGGCCTGTGCCGCTTCAGCACCCGCGAATACATCGACCTGATTCCGCAAACCGAAAAGACGTCGTTCTTCGGCAAGACCACCGGCAAGCTGGCGGATGACCACAACGTCAACCTCGAATACTTCTGGTCGCGCAACAACAACGCCACGGCGGTCGGCCCGGCGCCGCTCACCGGCTTGAGCCTGGATTCCTCGTCGCCCTATTACCCCGGCAACGGCATCACCCCCGGCCCGACTGGTTTCGCCCTCGACCCGACGCAACCGGTCGATGTCAACTGGCGCGAGACCGCTGCCGGCCCGCGTGAATCGAAAGACCAGAACACCAGCCAGCGCTTTCTGCTGAGCTTCGACGGTCTGGTCGGCGGCTGGGATTACAACGTCGGCGCCTCGTACAACCAGAACAAAATCGTCTCCAGCGTCACCAGCGGATATGTCAGCGATCAGGCGATGATCAACGGTCTGGCCAGCGGTCTGCTCAACCCGTTTGGCCCGCAATCCGCCGCCGGTCAGCAGTACATCGACCAGGCCATGTACCACGGCGCCTACTCCACGGCTGTCGGCCGCGTGGCCGGTTTCGACGGGCGGATCAGCCGCGAGATCGGTGACTGGTTCGGTGCCGGCCCCGCCGGTCTGGCGCTGGGTGGAGAGTACCGCAAAGAGAAATTCCACCAGGACTTCGAACAGTTTGCCGGTGATATCCAGAGCCTCGGCATCGACCCGGCCGGCAGCGTCGAAGGTGACCGCAGCGTGAAAGCCGCGTACGCCGAAATCAACGTGCCGGTGCTCGACAGCCTCGAACTGTCCGCCGCCGTGCGTCACGACAAATACAGCGACTTCGGCAGCACCACCAACCCGAAATATTCGTTCCGTTATCAGCCGCTCAAGGAGCTGGTGGTGCGCGGCGCGTACAGCGAAGGGTTCCGTGCACCATCGCTCTACGAGCTGTATTCGCCGCGCAGCATCACCTACACCCAGGGCTACTACAACGACCCGGTGCTGTGTACCGGTGGCGTGGTGCAACCGGGCGGCAACGGCGGGCGCGATTGCGGCCAGCAGTTCCTCAATCAGATCGGCGGCAATGAAGATCTGGCTCCGGAGAAGGCGCGCAACGTGACGCTGGGCTTCGTCTATCAGCCGGTCAGCAACCTGTCGGTGGGTCTGGATTTCTGGTGGATTCACATTTCCAACCAGATCCAGCCGTTCCCTGAATCCACCGTGTTCGATCAGGCCGGCAGCTACCCGGATCGCTTCGTGCGCAACGCCGACGGCACGCTCAACTACATCGTCACCGGCAACGCCAACCTCGGCATCGTCGAAACCAACGGTGTCGATGTGTCGCTGGATTACCGCTTCCCGAACACCCCTTACGGCCAGTTCGGTCTGGGGCTGCAAGGCACCTACGTCGACAGTTACGACTTCCAGAGCACCATCAAGGGTCCGTTTACCGACAAGGTCGGCGACTTCGAAGGGGACGGGGTGATCGCGCGCTGGAAACACAACCTCACCGGCAGCTGGACCTTCGGCGCGGCTCGTGCGTCGCTGACCAACCGCTTCACCACCGGCTACAACGACTACGACCGCGATACCCATGCGCGCGTCGCGTCGTATTCGGTGTGGGACCTGTCGGCCGGCTACACCTTCAACAAGGTGCTGGACGTGGATGCGGGGATGAAGAACATGTTCGACCGCAACCCGCCGTTCACCAACCAGGCCTACAACTTCCAGAGCGGCTATGACCCGCGCTACACCGACCCGCTGGGCCGCACGCTGTTTGCGCGCATGACGTATCACTTCTGA
- a CDS encoding energy transducer TonB — protein sequence MNDAVKHRTLPGSLREAPIPLSPDRPAFTANTSQPGGLNKQQMLLLVAVSALIHGGAWWFFQQTRPEPLPTPPQIPEMTVELSSPTPPAPPTPEPPPPPPPPPEPEQPVEDEDAVKPPPKPVEKPKPIEKPKPVEKPKPVKKVEPPKAPPAPAQPAAPAAPATPSAPPAPAAAPAPVKESAAISGLASLGNPPPEYPSLALRRNWEGSVVLRIQVLANGRAGSVTVTKSSGKPQLDDAAVAAVKNWKFIPAKRGDTPIDGFATQTIDFKLPQ from the coding sequence ATGAACGATGCGGTAAAGCACAGAACCCTGCCGGGGTCGTTACGGGAAGCGCCAATCCCGCTGTCACCGGACAGGCCAGCCTTCACGGCCAATACCTCGCAACCCGGCGGGTTGAACAAACAGCAAATGCTGTTGCTGGTGGCGGTATCGGCGCTGATACACGGCGGCGCCTGGTGGTTTTTCCAGCAGACCCGGCCCGAGCCACTGCCGACTCCGCCGCAGATTCCGGAAATGACCGTCGAGCTGAGCAGCCCGACGCCGCCGGCACCGCCCACACCGGAACCGCCACCCCCACCGCCGCCCCCTCCGGAACCTGAACAACCGGTGGAAGACGAAGACGCGGTCAAGCCACCGCCAAAACCGGTAGAGAAACCCAAGCCGATCGAAAAACCGAAACCGGTCGAGAAGCCCAAACCGGTGAAGAAAGTCGAGCCGCCGAAAGCTCCGCCCGCCCCGGCACAACCGGCCGCTCCCGCTGCGCCGGCGACACCGAGCGCGCCACCGGCCCCGGCCGCAGCGCCTGCCCCGGTCAAGGAATCGGCAGCGATTTCCGGTCTCGCCAGCCTTGGCAACCCGCCGCCGGAATACCCGTCGCTGGCGCTGCGGCGCAATTGGGAAGGCAGCGTGGTGCTGCGCATTCAGGTGCTGGCCAACGGTCGCGCCGGCTCGGTGACAGTGACCAAGTCCAGCGGCAAGCCGCAACTGGATGACGCCGCCGTCGCGGCGGTAAAGAACTGGAAGTTCATTCCGGCCAAACGCGGTGACACGCCGATTGACGGCTTCGCCACCCAGACCATCGATTTCAAATTGCCGCAATAA
- a CDS encoding DUF3455 domain-containing protein: MNITQLIGLTGLLALSSTTFAQSSYPDAIKVPEGHKIAMETTGVGEITYECRDKPNAAGQTEWTFVGPKAVLNDRSGKQVGTYFGPPATWQAKDGSKVTGTQLAVAPSSPGNLPYQLVKANPAEGKGAMSGVSYIQRVALKGGVAPGSECTAANKGKQEVVKYQADYIFWAAN; this comes from the coding sequence ATGAACATCACCCAACTGATTGGCCTCACCGGTTTGCTCGCCCTGTCCTCGACAACCTTCGCCCAAAGCAGCTATCCCGATGCGATCAAAGTCCCGGAAGGCCACAAGATCGCCATGGAAACCACCGGCGTCGGCGAGATCACTTACGAATGCCGCGACAAGCCCAATGCCGCGGGGCAGACCGAATGGACCTTCGTCGGCCCGAAAGCGGTGCTCAATGATCGCAGCGGCAAGCAGGTCGGCACCTACTTCGGCCCGCCAGCCACCTGGCAGGCCAAGGACGGATCGAAAGTCACCGGCACGCAATTGGCCGTCGCTCCGTCGAGCCCGGGCAACCTGCCCTATCAACTGGTCAAGGCCAACCCGGCTGAAGGCAAAGGCGCGATGAGCGGCGTGAGTTATATCCAGCGTGTCGCGCTCAAGGGCGGCGTGGCACCGGGCAGTGAATGCACAGCAGCGAACAAGGGCAAGCAGGAAGTGGTGAAGTATCAGGCCGACTACATTTTCTGGGCGGCGAACTAG
- a CDS encoding ExbD/TolR family protein, giving the protein MSFSTQDSDEVLSEMNVTPLVDVMLVLLVVFIVTAPLMTNAIKVNLPKTDAVAPAEKKDPVVVSVDQDGKFYLAKTELAPESLEASLKEVKAKDAEVRVQLQADANVNYGQVAKAMASIERSGISKISVMTTH; this is encoded by the coding sequence ATGTCGTTCTCCACGCAAGACAGCGATGAAGTGCTCAGCGAAATGAACGTCACGCCGCTGGTGGATGTGATGCTCGTGCTGCTGGTGGTGTTCATCGTCACCGCGCCGCTGATGACCAATGCGATCAAGGTCAATCTGCCGAAAACCGATGCCGTCGCTCCCGCCGAGAAGAAAGACCCGGTGGTGGTCAGCGTCGATCAGGACGGCAAGTTCTACCTGGCAAAAACCGAACTGGCGCCGGAGTCTTTGGAAGCCAGCCTCAAGGAGGTCAAGGCCAAGGACGCCGAAGTGCGCGTGCAGCTGCAGGCCGACGCCAACGTCAACTACGGCCAGGTGGCCAAGGCCATGGCCTCCATCGAACGTTCGGGCATCAGCAAGATTTCGGTGATGACCACCCACTGA